The window TTGTAGGCAATTTTATCGAAAGTTAAACTCGAAGAAAAACCAATTTGTGTTTTGCCTGCCTTACCTTGTTTTGTAGTAATTAAAATTACACCATTTTGAGCCTGACTACCATAAAGTGCTGCCGCTGAGGCACCCTCTAATACAGTTAAGCTCTCAATATCGTCGGGATTTAGGTTTGATATACCATCTCCTCCATCCTGACCGCCACCAAACACGCTGTTTTGCTGCGCATTGGCATTACCGTTATTGCTAATCGGAACCCCGTCAATTACATACAAAGGCTGATTATTTCCACTTACCGAGCGGCTACCCCTTAAAATTACCTTGGCCGAGCCACCCACACCCGAAGTACTCGGACTGATCGTCATACCGGCAACTTTACCATTTAAGCTGTTTACCAGGTTAGGGCTTTTTACTTTGTTCAGTTCTTCGCCACCAAGCTGCTGTGTGGTATAGGTTAGCGATTTTTCCGAACGTTTTATACCTAAGGCCGTTACCACAACGGTTTCCAGTTCTTTCGAATCGTTGGCCAGGGTTACATCGATAGTTGTTTGCGTACCTACAGTAACTTCTTTGCTTTGGTAACCAATAAAAGAAAATACCAGCACATCGCCGGCTTTGGCAGCAATGTTATATTGCCCGTTGGCATTGGTTTGCGTATTTACCTGTGTACCTTTAATGTTTACCGTTACGCCCGGCACGGTTAAGCCCGATGCATCTTTTACGGTACCCTTAATCTGTTCCTGGTAATGCGCACTAAGCGAAGTTAGCGGCAATGCATTATTAACTGTTTCAGCGGCATATAAACCTGCCGATGCATACAGTAATAAGCATGTGAGTTGTAGTGATCTTTTCATACTCATTGTGATAAGATTTATTTATTATTTGGTTAATTGTTATGCTTTATAATATTTAGGCGTTCATTTTAAATTTTTAGCTGGTTACCGCCAGGTTTTCCCAGCAACTGGCTGCGCCGGCAATAGCAGCCCGCTCTTTCAGTTCTGAAATGCGCAGGGGTACCTCGATGCTATTGGCTTTAAACGCTTTCAATACGTTAGGTAAAAACCGTGGCCAGGCATTGCTGATATTACCACCAAGCACAATAACGTCGGCCTCGGTATCTTGTAAAAACAGCATTAAAAAGGCGGCAAGGTGCTGCGAAAATTCATCGAAAATGGTCCTGATGGTTTCGCTTTCATCGTACAGTTCGGTCAAACTTTTTACATCAATAATATTTACACCGGTAAGCTGGTAATACCGTTTTAAGAACCAGCGGGTAGACAGGTAATCTTCGGCAATGCCATCCTGAAACGATGAGCACCAGAGGTTGGCATCGCGGGTATTGCCATAAGCGGCCACAGCCGAACCCAGGCCAGTACCTAAGGTAATCCCAATCACGTTGGCATAATCTTTAACAGCGCCTGCAAACATTTCGCCGGCTAAAAAGCAGGCTGCATCATTTTTCATTAAAATATTGCCCGCCTCAATGCCTAAAGCGCCGGCCAGCATTTCTTTTACGTTTAAGCCGTAAAAAGCTTCGTATTTATCGTTACCGGCAATGTGCGATATCCCGTTTTCATAATCAAAAGGCCCTGGCATGGCAATCCCAATCTTATCTATCTCCAGTCCTGCTTTGCCGTAAGCTAAATCAATAGCCGCTTTCCAGTTGTTAATAATTGTTGCTGGTTTTCCATGCGCATCAATGCGGCAACGGGTATAAGAATCTTCAAGTATAAGCCTGCTTTCCATATCCATTACCGCCGCAGTAATGTGCGAGCCGCCGATATCTACACCCAGAACATATTTATTTGTTGTCATTTATTTTGTTTAATGAGGTAAGCAATTAAAAGTTTTAGCAACTTTGGTAAATCCTTTTACCAGTAAAGGGCCAATGTACCTTGCACGATCATTTTGCGCTTTATACATGATTAAGAGGGGTTTATATTGGTTAAAACAGTTTTACAATTAACATTAACCGCCAAAAACTTTAGCGGCATTATTAACAATGATCTGTTTTTACGAAAAACTGCCTACAGGCAAATGCATTTTTTGATAATTATTTTTATTATTACTTTATATTTAACCAAATAGCGTCGCAGAAATTGAAAGTAGCCAAGCCAGATTTTC is drawn from Pedobacter sp. HDW13 and contains these coding sequences:
- a CDS encoding ROK family protein, translating into MTTNKYVLGVDIGGSHITAAVMDMESRLILEDSYTRCRIDAHGKPATIINNWKAAIDLAYGKAGLEIDKIGIAMPGPFDYENGISHIAGNDKYEAFYGLNVKEMLAGALGIEAGNILMKNDAACFLAGEMFAGAVKDYANVIGITLGTGLGSAVAAYGNTRDANLWCSSFQDGIAEDYLSTRWFLKRYYQLTGVNIIDVKSLTELYDESETIRTIFDEFSQHLAAFLMLFLQDTEADVIVLGGNISNAWPRFLPNVLKAFKANSIEVPLRISELKERAAIAGAASCWENLAVTS